The Sphingomonas crocodyli nucleotide sequence CGCGCGTTCCGCCGCGAGCCGATCGCGCAGCTCGAGGAACTCGTTGACCGGCAACAAGCCCGAAAGCGTCAGCAGCAAACGCTGCCGCGTGGGAAAACGCATGAACTCAACCATCACAACCCTCAACGCAGGAAGGCCATTATGGCTGCACAGGGCTAAAGAGTCCTTACGCTTACGTCACAGCAATTGTGAACTTTGGTATATTTGTTGTGGGTGACGCTTAGAACCACACCACGAACATCGGGCCGTTGAGATCGGGCATCGCGGCGGCCGTCATGCCGAAGGGGACGGCGAGCGCGAGGCCGAGGGCGACGAAGGCGCGGATGCCGGCGGCGACGGGCGAGGTGGCGAAGAAGGTGGTCATGGGGGCAACTCCCTGAAAGCAATCTCTGATGAAGATGCTTCTAGGGCGCGAATCCATCACCCGATGTCGCGGCCGAAAGCGCGCTGAAATGTTGTGAAATCTTTGGGTGCGAGGCGTTCGCAGCTAGGCGAGCGGGCCGGTGGCGAATCCCGCCTTGTCGATCGCATAGACGACATGTTCGCGAACGTGCGGCTTGGCGGGGTCGGACCAGCGGCGGATTTCGACGCCGCCGATCTTTTCCATCGCGCGGCGCGAGCGGCCATTGTCGACCCCGACACGGAAGATGACGCGATCGACGAAGCGGAGCGCATGGGCGAGCATGGTGCGCTTGACGTCGCGGTTGGTGGCGCCGCCCCAGTGCGAGCGCGCGAGGAAGGTCCAGCCGATCTCGGCCTCGCCCGGCTGGGCATAACGGATCGAGAAGCGCGAGGAGCCGATCAGCACGCCCGAGGCGCGATCGTGGATCGCCATGCCGCCGCCGTCGGCCATCGTCTCATCGAACAAGGCATCGAATACGGGGCGCTGCCAGCGTGTGGGCATGGGGTGCACTTCCCAGATCAAAGGATCGGACGCGACCGCATGGAGCGCGTCACGATCGGCCGGGACGAGCGGGCGCAGGGTGACAGCCTGGCCTTCAAGCGTGGGGGCGAAATCGAAGTCCATTATGCCGGACTGGCGGTGGCGATCGGCTCGGGCTCGTCATGATCGACCCGGTCGACCAAAGCGCCGCGCCGCCAGTTGCCCTTGAGATAATAGGCCCAGGCCATGCTGACGGTGACGAGCGAGGAGGCGGGGAAGGCCCACCACAAAGCGTCGAAGCCCAGCCAGAACTGCCCCAGCCGCGCGAAGGCGACGCGGAAGATGAGCAGGCCGACGAACATGATGATCAGCGGCACCGTGACCGCCCCGTTCGCGCGCACCGTGCCGAACAGGACCAGCGTGGAGCCGGAGATCAGGAAGCTCCACCCCGCGATGATCTGGATGCGTTCGGCGATCGCGATGGCGGGGCTGCCCGCACCCAGGAACAGGCCGAGCGCGGCATGATCGAAGATGGTGATGATCGCGACCATCACCGCCGTCATGATGAAGTTGAACAGCAGGCCCCGCTGCGTGACCATCCGCACCCGATCCCAGCGGCCTGCGCCGATATTCTGCGCGGCCATCGCGCTGACCGCCGCGCCCATCGCGAGCGCGGGCATCTGGACATAATTCCACAGCTGCAGCGCGACGCCATAGGCGGCCGCGGTATCGACGCCGGCATGGTTGACAAGGCCGATCATCAGCAGGCCGCCCAGCGTCATCACCAGCATCTGCAGGCCCATCGCGAACCCCTTGGTCACGATGATCTTGAGCAGCGCCGGATCGGGGATGAGGTAGCTCAGTTCCGCGCCGCGCAGCCGGATCGGCAGGTCGCGCCAATAGACGACGGTGAGCATCACGATCATCGAGGTGAAGCTGGACGCCAGCGTCGCGGTGGCGGACCCCACGATACCCATTTCGGGGAAGGGGCCGATGCCCGCGATCAGGAACGGGTTGAGCCCTGCATCGACGATGATGCCGAGGATCATCGCCCAGAGCGGTGTCATCGCATCGCCGACGCCGCGCACGCTCATCATCAGCAGCGTGTTGACCGCCATGAACGGCATGCCGAGCAGCATCACCTTCAGATAGGCCGAGGCGAGGTGCGACGCCTCCTTCGGCGTGGCCATCAGATAAAGCAATTTGTCGGTCATCGAGATGCCGAGGATCGCGACGATTACCGAGGTGCCGAGGAACAGGCCCGCCGCCGCCCCCACCGCGCGCCGCGCGCCATCGACGTCGCGGCGGCCCATCGACTGCCCGATCAGGATCGTCGCGGCCATGCCGAAGCCGAACAAGGCCGAGAAGCACAGAAAGATGATGTTGGTCGTGTTCGCGGTCGCGGCGAGCGCATCCTCGCCCAGGAAGCGGCCGATCCACACGGTGTTGATCGAGGCATTGGCCGACTGGAGCACGTTCGAAAGGAGCGTGGGCACCGCGAACATCAGCAGCGAACGGCCGATCGGCCCCTTCGTCAGATCATGCGGCCCGGTTACCCGCCTGCCACCCGAAGGCGGCGGCGACGCATCGCTACTCGATTCCATTTCTCGTCCCCGTTACGAGAATGGCCCTAGCAGCATATTGCAGCGCAGCGCCAGTTGCGCCGTCGTCCAGAAATTGTCGCGATAGCGCCAAGAACCACGTTCCATCCTCCCCCGCCAGGGGGAGGTGTCAGCGCAAGCTGACGGAGGGGGAGGACACGATGATCTGGAGTTAGCCGCTAACCTCCCCCTCCGTCGCCTTCGGCGCCACCTCCCCCTGGCGGGGGAGGATTATGATGTCAGCCCAGACGCGCCAGCGCGGCGCTCAGGCGTTCGGCTTCCTGCGCCTTGTCGGCGTGGTCGGCGCGGGCCTTTTCGATCGCTTCGGGTTTGGCCTTTTCGACGAAGGCGGGGTTGTTCAGGCGGTTGGCGAGGCTGTCGCGTTCCTTTTCCGCCGCGACGATCCCCTTCGACAGACGCGCGCGTTCGGCGTCGAGATCGATCACGCCTTCGAGCGGGAGGACGAAGGTGGCTTCGTCGACCACGACCTGCGCGGCGCCGCCCGGTGCGGGTTCGGCGACCATGTCGATGCGCGCGAGGCGCGAGATGGCGGCGGCATTGCGGACGAGGCGCGCCTGCGTCTCGGCCCCAGCATCGCGCGCGAAGGCGGAGAGGCGCGCGCCGGGCGGCACGTTCAGCCCTGTGCGCGCGGCGCGGACTTCGGAGACGAGGCGGATCAGCCAGTCGATTTCCTGCGCCGCCGCCGGATCGATCGCGCGGGCATCGGCCATCGGCCACTTCGCGACGATGATGTCGTAGGGGCGATCCCCCAGCGCATGCCACAGTTCTTCGGTGATGAAGGGCATGAAGGGGTGGAGCATGACCAAAATCTGATCGAGCGCCCAGCCGGCGACCGCGCGGGTTTCGGCGGCCTCCGCAGCGTCCGCACCTTCGGCGAGCAGCGGCTTGGTGAGTTCGATATACCAGTCGCAGAACGAACCCCATGCGAACTGGTAGATCGTATTCGCGGCCTCGTCATAGCGCAGATCGGCGATGGCGAGGTCGAGCGCCTGGACGGTCTTGATCGTTTCCGCGACGATCCAGCGGTTGACCGGCAGGGTCGCCGCCGGCGCCTCCAGCGTGGTCGACGCGACGATGCCGTTGGACTGGGCGAAGCGCGCGGCATTCCACAGCTTCGTCGCGAAGTTGCGATAGCCCTCGACCCGCTTTTCATCGAGCTTGATGTCGCGGCCCTGGCTTTCCATCGCCGACAAGGTGAAGCGCAGCGCGTCCGCACCATATTTGTCGATCAGGCCGAGCGGATCGACGGTGTTGCCCTTCGACTTCGACATCTTCGAGCCGTCCGCCGCGCGGACGAGGCCGTGGAGGTAGAGCGTCTTGAACGGCACTTCGCCCATGAAGTGCAGCCCCTGCATGATCATGCGCGCATCCCAGAAGAACAGGATGTCGAAGCCCGAGATCAGCACGTCGTTCGGGTAATGGCGCTGGAGCAGCGACGCCTGCGACTTGGCACCCTCCTCATAAGCTTCGGGCGGCTGCTGTCCGGCGGCGTCGGGCCAGCCGAGCGTGCCGAACGGCCAGAGCGCCGAGGAGAACCAGGTGTCGAGCACGTCGGTGTCGCGGGTGAGCGTCTTGCCCGGACCGGCGAGCGCCTGCGCACCCGCCTCGTCTTCCGCGACATAGACTTCGCCGTCGGCGTCGTACCAGGCCGGGATCTGGTGGCCCCACCACAGCTGACGCGAGACGCACCACGGCTGGATGTTTTCCAGCCAGTTATAATAGGTCTTGGTCCAGCTTTCGGGGACGACCTTGATCGCGCCCGAGCGCACCGCTTCCAGCGCGGGGCCGGCCAGCGTTTCGGCGTCGACATACCATTGATCGGTCAGCCAGGGTTCGATCACCACGCCCGAACGATCGCCATAAGGCGTCTGGATCGTGCGCGGTTCGGCATCATGTTCGACGCCTTCCTTGTCGACGTGCGCGATCAGGACGCCATCGGCCTTGAGCCGTTCGACGACCTTCTTGCGCGCGTCGAAGCGATCCATGCCGATATAATCGGCGGGGATCAGGCCGTCGGCGGTCTGCACCACCTTCGCCTCGGCATCGAGCATGTTGAGCATGTCGGCGGGCTTGAAGCCCGCGCGCTTGCCGACCTCGAAATCGTTGAAGTCGTGGCCCGGCGTGATCTTCACCGCGCCCGAACCCAGCGTCGGATCGGCATGTTCGTCGGCGACGATCGGGATTTCACGGCCGGTGATCGGCAGGCGGACCTTCTTGCCGATCAGCGCCTTGTAGCGATCATCGTCCGGATTCACCGCGACCGCCATGTCGGCGAGCATCGTTTCGGGGCGCGTGGTGGCGACCGAGATCGTGCCGGAACCGTCCGCGAGCGGATAGGCGAAGTGCCAGAAGCTGCCGCGCACTTCCTTGGTCTCGACCTCAAGGTCCGAAATCGCGGTCTTGAGGCCCGGATCCCAGTTCACCAGACGCTTGTCGCGATAGAGCAGCTTCTGATTGTAGAGATCGACGAACACCTTGAGGACGGCCTTCGAAAAGCCTTCGTCCATCGTGAAGCGTTCGTTCGCCCAGTCGCACGAGGCGCCGAGGCGGCGGAGCTGGCGGTTGATCGTGCCGCCCGATTCTTCCTTCCACTCCCAGATCTTCGCGACGAACTCGTCCCGCGTGAAATCGGTGCGCTTCTGTCCCTTGGCGTTCAACTGCCGTTCGACGACCATCTGGGTCGCGATGCCGGCATGATCGTTGCCGACGACCCAGAGCGCGTCCTTGCCCTGAAGCCGCGCGTGGCGGATCAGGATATCCTGCAGCGTATCATCGAGCGCGTGGCCGATGTGGAGCGAGCCGGTGACGTTGGGCGGCGGGATGACAATCGTATAGGGTTCGG carries:
- a CDS encoding GNAT family N-acetyltransferase, coding for MDFDFAPTLEGQAVTLRPLVPADRDALHAVASDPLIWEVHPMPTRWQRPVFDALFDETMADGGGMAIHDRASGVLIGSSRFSIRYAQPGEAEIGWTFLARSHWGGATNRDVKRTMLAHALRFVDRVIFRVGVDNGRSRRAMEKIGGVEIRRWSDPAKPHVREHVVYAIDKAGFATGPLA
- a CDS encoding MATE family efflux transporter; this encodes MESSSDASPPPSGGRRVTGPHDLTKGPIGRSLLMFAVPTLLSNVLQSANASINTVWIGRFLGEDALAATANTTNIIFLCFSALFGFGMAATILIGQSMGRRDVDGARRAVGAAAGLFLGTSVIVAILGISMTDKLLYLMATPKEASHLASAYLKVMLLGMPFMAVNTLLMMSVRGVGDAMTPLWAMILGIIVDAGLNPFLIAGIGPFPEMGIVGSATATLASSFTSMIVMLTVVYWRDLPIRLRGAELSYLIPDPALLKIIVTKGFAMGLQMLVMTLGGLLMIGLVNHAGVDTAAAYGVALQLWNYVQMPALAMGAAVSAMAAQNIGAGRWDRVRMVTQRGLLFNFIMTAVMVAIITIFDHAALGLFLGAGSPAIAIAERIQIIAGWSFLISGSTLVLFGTVRANGAVTVPLIIMFVGLLIFRVAFARLGQFWLGFDALWWAFPASSLVTVSMAWAYYLKGNWRRGALVDRVDHDEPEPIATASPA
- a CDS encoding valine--tRNA ligase; the protein is MTIDKTFDPAAIEARWYKYWEETGLFRPERPDAEPYTIVIPPPNVTGSLHIGHALDDTLQDILIRHARLQGKDALWVVGNDHAGIATQMVVERQLNAKGQKRTDFTRDEFVAKIWEWKEESGGTINRQLRRLGASCDWANERFTMDEGFSKAVLKVFVDLYNQKLLYRDKRLVNWDPGLKTAISDLEVETKEVRGSFWHFAYPLADGSGTISVATTRPETMLADMAVAVNPDDDRYKALIGKKVRLPITGREIPIVADEHADPTLGSGAVKITPGHDFNDFEVGKRAGFKPADMLNMLDAEAKVVQTADGLIPADYIGMDRFDARKKVVERLKADGVLIAHVDKEGVEHDAEPRTIQTPYGDRSGVVIEPWLTDQWYVDAETLAGPALEAVRSGAIKVVPESWTKTYYNWLENIQPWCVSRQLWWGHQIPAWYDADGEVYVAEDEAGAQALAGPGKTLTRDTDVLDTWFSSALWPFGTLGWPDAAGQQPPEAYEEGAKSQASLLQRHYPNDVLISGFDILFFWDARMIMQGLHFMGEVPFKTLYLHGLVRAADGSKMSKSKGNTVDPLGLIDKYGADALRFTLSAMESQGRDIKLDEKRVEGYRNFATKLWNAARFAQSNGIVASTTLEAPAATLPVNRWIVAETIKTVQALDLAIADLRYDEAANTIYQFAWGSFCDWYIELTKPLLAEGADAAEAAETRAVAGWALDQILVMLHPFMPFITEELWHALGDRPYDIIVAKWPMADARAIDPAAAQEIDWLIRLVSEVRAARTGLNVPPGARLSAFARDAGAETQARLVRNAAAISRLARIDMVAEPAPGGAAQVVVDEATFVLPLEGVIDLDAERARLSKGIVAAEKERDSLANRLNNPAFVEKAKPEAIEKARADHADKAQEAERLSAALARLG